In Macadamia integrifolia cultivar HAES 741 chromosome 12, SCU_Mint_v3, whole genome shotgun sequence, the following are encoded in one genomic region:
- the LOC122094831 gene encoding protein FAR1-RELATED SEQUENCE 5-like, whose protein sequence is MRIKLNIDGMYNCIEFVEEHNHELHLPSTSHLMKSQRIVSEFHAFEIDLADDSGIRPKDMFEYISKHIGGKQSIGCLREDQKNYLRTKSQRDLRYGEAKSLLLYFENQFGDVVSFDTTFSTNKESRPFRIFAGFNQHRGIIIFGAALLYDEMVDSFKFLFEVFLKAHGQKKPITIFTDQDAAMGKALTEVSPETKHSLCILHLMQKGIKHMGNMMKDGLNFLADLKKCMFHYDDESQFEIAWDKLRSDYQVNENSWLDRIYCLKYKWTKCYMKETLTIGMRSTQLGKSINGDMKDYLSSTLHLVQFFKHFKRIVADKRANELKAEFDARNKLPRILFLKSSVMNQAARVYTPKIFEKLQKYCQKFDHIFKVLDVDDFKYIPDTYILRRWTWIARNTVVHDTEGKVVVEDVHLDYSQMYRRICPKLDRIEAIASNSSEGYAYVDNVADELCKHLKTINISFNGQDDKRVLIKDIVVNSGVTLKKKDGPKKVVDVRRVG, encoded by the exons ATGAGAATtaaattgaatattgatgggATGTACAATTGCATTGAATTTGTTGAAGAACACAATCATGAACTTCACTTGCCATCAACTAGTCATTTGATGAAGTCACAAAGGATTGTTTCTGAATTTCATGCATTTGAAATTGATCTGGCAGATGACTCTGGTATTAGACCTAAGGACATGTTTGAGTATATAAGTAAGCATATAGGTGGCAAACAGAGCATTGGGTGCCTGAGGGAAGATCAAAAGAATTATCTTCGAACTAAGAGTCAACGAGACCTTCGTTATGGTGAAGCCAAGAGTTTGCTACTATATTTTGAAAATCAA TTTGGTGATGTTGTTAGCTTTGATACAACATTTTCTACGAACAAAGAGTCTAGACCTTTTAGGATATTTGCTGGATTCAATCAACATAGGGGAATCATCATATTTGGGGCTGCACTTTTGTATGATGAGATGGTTGATTCGTTCAAATTTTTGTTTGAGGTTTTTCTGAAAGCTCATGGACAAAAGAAGCCAATAACTATTTTTACAGATCAAGATGCTGCAATGGGGAAGGCTTTGACTGAGGTGTCACCTGAGACCAAGCACAGCTTGTGTATATTGCACCTAATGCAAAAGGGCATAAAGCATATGGGCAACATGATGAAAGATGGCTTAAATTTTTTAgcagatttgaagaagtgtatGTTCCATTATGATGATGAATCACAATTTGAAATTGCATGGGATAAACTAAGGAGTGATTATCAGGTTAACGAAAATTCATGGTTAGACCGTATTTATTGTCTTAAATATAAATGGACCAAGTGTTATATGAAGGAAACATTGACTATAGGAATGCGGAGTACACAACTAGGTAAAAGTATAAATGGTGACATGAAGGATTACTTAAGTTCAACTCTTCACCTTGTACAATTTTTCAAGCACTTCAAAAGGATTGTGGCTGACAAGCGAGCTAATGAGTTGAAGGCAGAGTTTGATGCAAGAAATAAGCTTCCAAGAATTTTATTCTTAAAATCATCTGTTATGAATCAAGCAGCAAGAGTTTACACTCCTAAGATTTTTGAGAAACTTCAGAAATA TTGTCAAAAATTTGATCATATTTTTAAAGTTCTAGATGTCGATGATTTCAAATATATTCCAGATACATATATATTGAGGAGATGGACATGGATAGCAAGAAATACTGTTGTACATGATACTGAAGGAAAAGTTGTTGTGGAAGATGTCCACCTGGATTATTCACAAATGTATAGACGTATTTGTCCTAAACTGGATAGGATTGAGGCAATAGCATCAAATTCATCTGAGGGTTATGCTTATGTGGACAATGTTGCTGATGAGCTCTGTAAACATCTGAAAACTATAAATATTAGTTTTAATGGGCAGGATGATAAAAGGGTTCTAATTAAAGATATTGTTGTCAACAGTGGAGTAACTCTCAAGAAAAAAGATGGTCCAAAGAAGGTGGTAGACGTAAGAAGAGTTGGGTGA